A genomic region of Methanotorris formicicus Mc-S-70 contains the following coding sequences:
- a CDS encoding UPF0146 family protein: MDEDVIFKFIFNYAKDNNYKKIVEVGVGFNCNIAKKLSGFFDVFVVDINNNAIENAKKEGLRGFVDDVFNPNLSIYKNIDLIYSIRPPRDLQLFILDIAKKVNADLIVRPLSNEFPINLKLANYNGEIFYVFK, from the coding sequence GTGGATGAAGATGTTATCTTTAAATTTATTTTTAACTATGCAAAGGATAACAACTATAAAAAGATTGTTGAGGTTGGTGTAGGATTTAATTGCAATATAGCCAAAAAATTAAGTGGGTTTTTTGATGTTTTTGTTGTTGATATAAATAATAACGCCATAGAGAACGCAAAAAAAGAGGGATTGAGAGGATTTGTTGATGATGTGTTTAATCCAAATTTATCCATTTATAAAAATATAGATTTGATATATTCCATAAGACCTCCAAGAGACTTACAGTTATTTATTTTGGATATTGCAAAAAAAGTAAATGCTGATTTGATAGTTAGGCCTTTATCCAATGAGTTTCCAATAAACTTAAAACTGGCGAATTACAATGGGGAGATTTTTTATGTTTTTAAGTGA
- a CDS encoding DJ-1/PfpI/YhbO family deglycase/protease: MRGWIVFLILMLVICGCINEVKNKTGDNMSVLMVIAPKDFRDEELFEPLQIFESKYINVDVVSTTRGEHIGMLGGKITTSKTIKEVNAKDYDAIVIVGGIGSKEYLWDNEDLQKLVKEFYNDGKVVSAICLSPVVLARAGILRDKKATVFPTKEAIEELKKHGAIYVDEGVVVDGNVVTAKNPNYAKDFGLEVVKLLGK, encoded by the coding sequence ATGAGGGGTTGGATAGTTTTCCTGATTCTTATGTTGGTTATATGTGGATGCATAAATGAAGTAAAAAACAAAACTGGGGATAATATGAGCGTTTTAATGGTTATAGCACCAAAAGATTTTAGAGATGAGGAGTTATTTGAACCTTTACAGATATTTGAAAGTAAGTATATTAATGTTGATGTGGTCTCAACAACAAGGGGGGAACACATAGGAATGCTTGGGGGTAAGATAACAACTTCCAAAACTATAAAAGAGGTTAATGCAAAGGATTACGATGCCATAGTAATTGTTGGAGGAATTGGTTCTAAAGAATATCTGTGGGATAATGAAGATTTGCAGAAACTTGTTAAGGAATTCTACAATGATGGGAAAGTGGTCTCTGCCATATGTTTATCTCCTGTGGTTTTAGCAAGAGCAGGGATTTTAAGGGATAAGAAAGCAACGGTATTTCCAACAAAAGAAGCAATTGAAGAACTTAAAAAACATGGTGCAATCTATGTTGATGAAGGTGTTGTTGTGGATGGAAATGTTGTAACTGCAAAAAATCCCAACTACGCTAAGGACTTTGGGCTTGAGGTTGTAAAGTTGCTTGGAAAATAA
- a CDS encoding (5-formylfuran-3-yl)methyl phosphate synthase, producing MLLLVSPKDVNEAIEAIEGGADIIDVKNPVEGSLGANFPWVIKEIREVTPKNLLVSATIGDIPYKPGTASLAAIGAALSGADYIKVGLYGTKSYNQAVDLMKKVVKAVKDIDENKIVVAAGYADAYRVGAVEPLIIPKVAKDSGCDVAMLDTAIKDGKTLFDHLSREILKEFVEETHGYGLKCALAGSLKKEHIPILKEIGCDIVGVRGAACTKGDRNEGRIERDLVKELVELCK from the coding sequence ATGCTTTTATTGGTAAGTCCCAAGGATGTGAATGAGGCAATTGAAGCAATAGAAGGAGGAGCAGACATAATAGATGTAAAAAATCCAGTTGAAGGTTCCCTTGGAGCAAATTTCCCATGGGTAATTAAAGAAATTAGGGAAGTTACTCCAAAAAACCTACTCGTGAGTGCAACAATAGGGGATATTCCATATAAACCAGGAACTGCATCCCTCGCTGCGATAGGTGCTGCATTAAGTGGAGCAGATTACATAAAAGTTGGTTTATATGGAACAAAATCCTACAATCAGGCAGTTGATTTAATGAAAAAAGTTGTTAAAGCAGTTAAAGACATTGATGAAAATAAGATTGTTGTTGCTGCTGGATATGCCGATGCTTATAGAGTTGGTGCTGTTGAACCCCTTATTATCCCAAAGGTTGCAAAGGATAGTGGCTGCGATGTTGCTATGCTCGATACTGCAATAAAAGATGGGAAAACATTATTTGACCATTTGAGCAGGGAAATTTTAAAGGAGTTCGTTGAAGAAACCCACGGATATGGGTTAAAATGTGCTCTTGCAGGTTCATTAAAGAAAGAACACATTCCAATATTGAAAGAAATTGGATGCGATATTGTTGGTGTTAGGGGGGCTGCATGCACAAAAGGAGATAGGAATGAAGGTAGAATTGAAAGAGATTTAGTTAAAGAGTTAGTTGAACTCTGCAAATAA
- the hisF gene encoding imidazole glycerol phosphate synthase subunit HisF — translation MLTKRIIPCLDIKDGRVVKGTRFLNLRDAGDPVELSKVYDEQGADEIVFLDITASYEKRDILIDLVERTAEQVFIPLTVGGGVKSVEDFRRILRAGADKISVNTAAVKNPNLVKEAADIFGSQCVVVAIDAKRHYVNEGDLEKEENQDKYIVKTENGYCWFEVYIYGGRKGTGIDAVQWAKKVEELGAGEILLTSMDADGTKNGYDLLLTKAISENTKLPVIASGGCGNAQHVYEAFKFGKADAALMASILHYGEYTVEEIKLYLKERGIPVRL, via the coding sequence ATGCTAACAAAAAGAATAATTCCATGTTTAGATATTAAAGATGGGAGAGTAGTTAAGGGAACAAGATTTTTAAATTTAAGGGATGCTGGAGATCCTGTTGAATTATCTAAGGTTTATGATGAACAAGGGGCGGATGAGATTGTTTTTTTAGATATTACTGCCTCTTATGAAAAGAGAGATATCTTAATTGATTTAGTTGAGAGAACTGCTGAACAAGTATTTATTCCCCTAACAGTTGGAGGAGGAGTTAAATCAGTAGAAGATTTCAGAAGGATTTTAAGAGCAGGGGCAGACAAAATATCAGTAAACACCGCCGCTGTAAAAAATCCAAATTTGGTAAAAGAAGCGGCGGATATTTTTGGTTCTCAGTGTGTTGTTGTTGCAATAGATGCTAAGAGGCATTATGTAAATGAAGGAGATTTGGAAAAGGAAGAAAATCAGGATAAATATATTGTTAAAACAGAAAATGGTTACTGTTGGTTTGAAGTTTATATTTATGGGGGAAGAAAGGGAACTGGTATAGATGCTGTTCAATGGGCAAAAAAAGTTGAGGAGTTGGGGGCTGGAGAGATATTATTAACGAGTATGGATGCAGATGGAACAAAAAATGGGTATGATCTGCTCTTAACAAAGGCAATCTCAGAAAACACCAAACTCCCAGTAATAGCGAGTGGTGGTTGTGGAAATGCTCAACATGTTTATGAGGCATTTAAATTTGGAAAGGCGGATGCTGCATTAATGGCGAGTATTTTGCATTACGGGGAATATACAGTTGAAGAGATAAAGTTATATTTAAAAGAGAGGGGTATTCCTGTTAGATTATAA
- a CDS encoding MinD/ParA family ATP-binding protein, which yields MRIGFYNLQGGTGKTTVAINIAYLLSEKTKTIYIDCDLYAGTSGVLFGYENDPHNLNSYLSGNSTLDEAIHTYSHLSIIPNDVTPDAFNADMDFERFAEMVDILEETYDIIIFDLPPNITEGNLLFSSIDEKLINKMIIVGEDSIPGIVNTLKTRELLTAIGTEIGGTIINKYRGIVDFEEVLDDVIALLPYDKKVEEQWVLNKPIVEIKSKLSKELIYLAEDLAQVYIEKELAEVRALKLAKELKRLVDDVEDED from the coding sequence ATGAGAATAGGCTTCTATAATTTGCAAGGTGGTACTGGAAAAACCACCGTTGCTATTAATATTGCATATCTACTCAGTGAAAAAACAAAGACAATTTATATAGATTGTGACCTATATGCTGGAACGAGTGGGGTTTTATTTGGATATGAAAACGACCCTCATAACTTAAATTCTTATCTTTCAGGAAATAGTACATTAGATGAGGCAATACACACATACAGTCACTTATCAATAATACCAAATGATGTAACACCAGATGCATTTAACGCAGATATGGATTTTGAAAGGTTTGCAGAGATGGTGGATATTCTTGAGGAGACCTACGATATAATAATATTTGACCTTCCTCCAAACATTACAGAAGGAAACCTCCTGTTTTCATCAATTGATGAGAAACTTATAAACAAAATGATAATTGTTGGTGAAGATAGTATTCCTGGAATAGTTAATACACTAAAAACGCGAGAATTGCTAACAGCCATAGGTACTGAAATTGGAGGAACTATTATTAATAAATATAGAGGAATCGTCGATTTTGAAGAAGTTTTGGATGATGTTATTGCACTCCTGCCATATGATAAAAAAGTTGAGGAACAATGGGTCCTTAACAAACCAATTGTGGAAATTAAATCCAAACTCAGTAAGGAGTTGATTTATTTAGCGGAAGATTTAGCACAAGTCTATATTGAAAAAGAGTTGGCTGAAGTAAGGGCATTAAAACTTGCTAAAGAGTTGAAGAGACTGGTGGATGATGTAGAAGATGAGGATTAA